From Phenylobacterium immobile (ATCC 35973), a single genomic window includes:
- a CDS encoding beta-1,6-N-acetylglucosaminyltransferase, with product MIAYLILVHRYPEQFKRLFKAIYDPSNHYVVHVDKHSGPALANEVALFLSTYENAAILDSKPALWGGYSLVDAALRGMAKALEMNPDWRYFINLSGQDFPLKTQARIAAFLRANEGREFLRVLDQQRIRPDTLLRIKQVTIEAFGRIFRTPLRRPFLKGVRPYIGNQWMTVTREFCEFASGDRRAARFKAFYRNSFIADEGFFPTLMMSSNSHGEIVSDDMRTIDWVPDGDIKLRPRTFVASDVPMLTSGPNLFARKFDMSVDSEVIDLLEADLAAQSLADTAMSASAPRGLTAAA from the coding sequence ATGATTGCGTACCTCATCCTGGTTCATCGCTATCCCGAGCAGTTCAAGCGGCTTTTCAAGGCGATTTACGACCCTTCCAACCACTACGTGGTTCACGTCGACAAGCACTCAGGGCCAGCGCTCGCCAACGAGGTCGCGCTCTTTCTGTCAACCTACGAGAACGCGGCGATACTTGACAGCAAGCCGGCGCTTTGGGGCGGCTACAGCCTTGTCGACGCCGCCCTGCGCGGCATGGCCAAGGCGCTCGAGATGAATCCTGACTGGCGATATTTCATCAATCTCAGCGGACAGGATTTCCCGCTGAAAACCCAAGCGCGCATCGCGGCGTTCCTACGCGCCAATGAGGGTCGAGAATTTCTGCGCGTGCTGGATCAACAGCGAATTCGGCCTGACACTCTGCTCCGGATCAAGCAGGTCACGATCGAAGCCTTCGGCCGCATATTTCGTACGCCGCTCCGCCGCCCGTTCCTTAAGGGGGTGAGACCTTACATCGGCAATCAGTGGATGACGGTCACCCGTGAGTTCTGTGAGTTCGCCAGCGGCGATCGACGGGCCGCTCGGTTCAAGGCCTTCTATCGGAACAGCTTTATTGCGGATGAAGGCTTCTTCCCGACCCTGATGATGAGTTCGAATTCTCATGGAGAGATCGTCAGCGACGACATGCGCACGATCGATTGGGTGCCTGACGGCGACATCAAACTACGCCCGCGGACGTTTGTCGCGAGCGACGTCCCTATGCTCACGTCGGGGCCCAACCTCTTCGCACGGAAGTTCGACATGAGCGTGGATAGCGAGGTTATCGACCTGCTGGAGGCCGATCTTGCCGCCCAGAGCCTAGCCGACACGGCGATGTCCGCCAGCGCGCCGCGAGGCCTGACAGCCGCCGCTTAG
- the mreC gene encoding rod shape-determining protein MreC, protein MSLRGSPLGELKVPLTWTAAVAVVVAAIAGVVLLVSDRYDPDVSGAYGQAREMADTAIKPVGQTLTAPVRWVGGGFARIGDYLFAGSQNRKLKAELVEARQWRDVALALRDTNERYRSLLGLRTDPPIPMVAARVVTDSRGPFANTRIANAGAEAGVKSGNPVMSETGLVGRVIGVAPGASRILLLTDVASRTPVMIDRTNARAILTGDGGGAPRLDYMRGQNPVKNGDRVVTSGDGGVFPRGLPVGVAVRGLDGRWRVELAADRTPIDYVKILLFVDFTQLADQAALARANLPPPTLGGAAPTVTAQLPPQPAQPRPTPRPRPQPLPPPSSAPPHVRPAPPPATAPPAPTLDVEEPIF, encoded by the coding sequence GTGTCCTTGAGGGGCAGTCCGCTCGGTGAACTGAAGGTGCCGCTCACCTGGACGGCCGCCGTGGCTGTCGTCGTGGCGGCCATAGCCGGCGTCGTGTTGCTGGTCAGCGACCGTTATGACCCCGACGTAAGCGGGGCCTACGGCCAAGCGCGGGAGATGGCCGACACGGCCATCAAGCCCGTCGGGCAAACGCTGACCGCGCCGGTGCGCTGGGTCGGTGGCGGCTTCGCCCGGATCGGCGATTACCTTTTCGCAGGATCACAAAACCGCAAGCTCAAGGCCGAGCTTGTCGAGGCGCGTCAGTGGCGCGACGTCGCCCTGGCCCTGCGCGACACCAATGAGCGGTACAGGTCGTTGCTCGGTCTTCGGACCGATCCGCCGATCCCGATGGTCGCCGCCCGTGTCGTCACGGACTCTCGGGGGCCCTTCGCCAATACCAGGATCGCCAACGCCGGCGCCGAAGCCGGCGTGAAGTCCGGCAACCCGGTGATGAGCGAAACAGGCCTCGTAGGGCGCGTGATCGGCGTGGCGCCGGGCGCCAGTCGGATCCTGCTTTTGACCGATGTGGCCTCCCGCACACCGGTAATGATCGATCGGACCAATGCGCGCGCCATCCTCACCGGCGACGGCGGCGGGGCGCCGCGGCTCGACTATATGCGCGGCCAGAACCCGGTGAAGAATGGCGACCGTGTCGTCACCTCCGGCGATGGCGGCGTCTTTCCGCGCGGCCTGCCGGTCGGCGTCGCCGTGCGCGGCCTCGACGGACGCTGGCGGGTGGAGTTGGCGGCTGACCGTACGCCCATCGACTATGTGAAAATACTGCTGTTCGTCGACTTTACGCAACTAGCCGACCAGGCTGCGCTGGCCCGCGCCAACTTACCGCCGCCGACGTTGGGCGGCGCAGCCCCAACCGTCACCGCCCAGTTGCCGCCACAGCCCGCCCAGCCACGGCCAACGCCGCGTCCGCGGCCACAGCCGCTGCCCCCCCCTTCGTCCGCGCCACCTCATGTCCGGCCCGCCCCGCCGCCGGCGACTGCGCCGCCCGCGCCGACGCTTGATGTTGAAGAGCCGATCTTTTGA
- the rodA gene encoding rod shape-determining protein RodA, with the protein MTVSALTRPGERDRLIVKIGQIDWFFALTLCLIAGAGGLMLFSVAGSSWEPWAINHVIRFGICLALMTGLALIDIRVWFAMAYPVYAVGLLLLVAVEIIGDVRLGAQRWLSIGAFSFQPSEIMKIGIVMALARLYHGAPAYAAKMSWWLLIPAAMVMAPVLLVAHQPDLGTAMLIFMTGAAIIVLAGLSWRIIGVLAAIFIAVVPPFVMFGMHDYQRKRVLTFLDPESDPSGSGYHILQSKIALGSGGFLGKGYGLGSQSQLNFLPEKQTDFIFATLAEEFGFVGCMSVLVLYAAVIFMALRTAYISHSHFGRLAAAGVTLTFALYVLINGAMVMGLAPVVGVPMPLLSYGGTVMMTVMIGFGLVQSVRVHRYSEITSGKGALV; encoded by the coding sequence ATGACCGTCTCGGCTCTCACCCGACCGGGCGAACGCGACCGGCTGATCGTCAAGATTGGCCAGATCGATTGGTTCTTCGCGCTGACCCTGTGCCTGATCGCCGGTGCCGGTGGGCTGATGTTGTTCTCCGTCGCCGGCTCCAGCTGGGAGCCCTGGGCGATCAATCATGTGATCCGCTTTGGCATATGCCTGGCGTTGATGACCGGCCTGGCGCTCATCGATATCCGCGTGTGGTTCGCCATGGCCTACCCCGTCTATGCGGTGGGTCTGCTGCTGCTGGTGGCGGTGGAGATCATCGGCGATGTGCGGCTTGGCGCCCAGCGGTGGCTATCGATCGGCGCTTTCAGCTTCCAGCCGTCGGAGATCATGAAGATCGGCATCGTCATGGCTCTGGCGCGGCTCTACCACGGGGCGCCGGCCTACGCGGCGAAGATGTCCTGGTGGCTGCTGATCCCCGCGGCGATGGTTATGGCGCCGGTGCTTCTCGTGGCCCACCAGCCGGACCTCGGCACCGCCATGCTGATCTTCATGACGGGCGCGGCGATCATCGTCCTCGCCGGGTTGTCCTGGCGGATCATCGGCGTGCTGGCGGCGATCTTCATCGCTGTCGTCCCGCCCTTCGTGATGTTCGGCATGCACGACTACCAACGCAAGCGCGTGCTGACTTTCCTCGACCCCGAAAGCGATCCTTCCGGTTCGGGCTATCACATCCTGCAGTCCAAGATCGCCCTCGGTTCGGGAGGCTTCCTGGGCAAGGGGTATGGCCTGGGCTCGCAGAGCCAGTTGAACTTCCTGCCCGAGAAACAGACAGACTTTATCTTCGCCACGCTGGCCGAAGAGTTCGGCTTCGTCGGCTGTATGTCGGTGCTGGTGCTCTACGCCGCGGTGATCTTCATGGCGCTCAGGACCGCCTACATCAGCCATTCCCATTTCGGCCGCCTGGCGGCGGCGGGGGTCACACTGACCTTCGCCCTTTATGTCTTGATCAATGGCGCCATGGTCATGGGCCTGGCTCCGGTGGTGGGCGTGCCCATGCCGCTGCTGTCCTACGGCGGCACCGTCATGATGACCGTGATGATCGGCTTCGGCCTGGTCCAGTCGGTGCGCGTGCACCGCTACAGCGAGATCACCAGCGGCAAGGGTGCGCTGGTTTAA
- a CDS encoding DUF2126 domain-containing protein: protein MVALNHVTRYLYDEPVTLSPHVVRLRPAPHARTRIPSYALKIEPAGHFINWQQDPHGNWLARLVFPEPTRELSIIVDLTAEMTVVNPFDFFVEPYAEVLPFAYADDVAQDLTPYLSIEDAGPALDAFVAGLKTEGQASVPFLVGLNADLQRRVAYGVRMEPGVQTPDETLNLASGSCRDSAWLLVQILRRLGLAARFVSGYLIQLKADIDPVDGPMGTRTDFTDLHAWAEVYLPGAGWIGFDATSGLLCGEGHIPLAATPHYRSAAAITGLAARAADHFDFSMSVTRLVEPIRITRPFEDDAFEDLLALGDRVEADLSAQDVRLTMGGEPTFVSIDDFEAPEWNTDASGPTKPALAEQLIVRLKNRFGAGGLLHYGQGKWYPGEPLPRWALGLHWRRDGLPIWQGPQPAEPDESIGAFEVQAFMQRLAARLGVDPKHVLAAREEPVGLIKAEADLPPDAGDDPDFADPEVRGALRRTIEGGLGKPVGYVLPLRRAIAKAEGEGWLSEAWTFRRGNLHLTPGDSPIGLRLPLSRLPVLKPEAFPWLETVDPTEPRGFLPTPAELSARTPGKRGDKAHVRTALAAEVRDGFLCLFLPPLARAEEYLELIALIEAVGDGLPIRIEGYPAPEDPRLGVLRVTPDPGVIEVNVHPAETWREAVAITTGVYEDARAIRLGADKFMIDGRHTGTGGGAHVVIGGARPEDSPFLRRPDVLKSILLYWQRHPSLSYLFSGLFVGPTSQAPRIDEARHDSLYELDIALDLIPPPGGEPPAPWLVDRLLRNLLVDVAGNTHRSEICIDKLFSPDGPAGRLGLLEFRGFEMPPDARMNLAQQLVIRALVAWFWREPQQGKLVRWGTALHDRFMLPQFVWADFQNVLRDLKMAGYPLDPHWFEAQRAFRFPVHGEVEYGGVTLELRHALEPWHVMGEESSLGGTVRFVDSSIERLQVLARGFNRERHAITCNGRALPMTPTGASMEAVAGVRYKAWKLSSGLHPNLTVDAPLTFDIIDLANGRSLGGCVYHVAHPGGRNYDTFPVNSYEAQARRRARFQTFGHTPGLLAVPPAIVSDEFPLTLDLRTQDHRMSDPRNSRG, encoded by the coding sequence ATCGTCGCGCTTAATCACGTCACCCGCTACCTTTACGATGAGCCGGTCACGCTCAGCCCCCATGTGGTGCGCCTCAGGCCGGCGCCGCACGCGCGTACGCGCATCCCCAGCTATGCGTTGAAGATCGAACCGGCCGGTCATTTTATCAATTGGCAACAGGATCCCCACGGCAATTGGCTGGCGCGCCTGGTCTTTCCTGAACCCACACGCGAACTGTCGATCATCGTCGACCTCACGGCTGAGATGACGGTGGTCAATCCCTTTGATTTCTTCGTCGAGCCCTACGCCGAGGTCTTACCTTTCGCCTACGCCGACGACGTGGCCCAGGACCTCACGCCTTATCTGTCGATTGAAGACGCCGGCCCGGCGCTCGACGCCTTCGTCGCCGGCCTCAAGACGGAGGGGCAGGCCTCTGTGCCATTCCTCGTCGGCCTGAACGCCGATCTGCAGCGGCGGGTGGCCTATGGCGTGCGCATGGAGCCTGGCGTGCAGACGCCCGACGAGACTCTAAACTTGGCTTCCGGCTCCTGCCGCGACTCCGCCTGGCTGCTGGTGCAGATCTTGCGGCGTCTGGGTCTCGCGGCTCGGTTTGTGTCGGGGTACCTCATCCAGCTCAAAGCCGACATCGATCCGGTGGACGGGCCGATGGGCACGCGCACGGACTTCACTGACCTGCACGCGTGGGCCGAAGTCTACCTGCCGGGCGCCGGTTGGATCGGTTTCGACGCCACCTCCGGCTTGTTGTGTGGGGAAGGCCACATCCCGCTCGCCGCGACGCCGCATTACCGTTCAGCCGCCGCCATCACCGGCCTGGCGGCGCGCGCGGCAGACCACTTCGACTTCTCCATGTCGGTGACGCGGCTTGTCGAACCCATTCGCATCACCCGGCCCTTCGAGGACGACGCCTTCGAAGACCTGCTGGCCTTGGGCGACCGTGTCGAGGCCGACCTCTCCGCGCAGGATGTGCGCCTCACTATGGGTGGCGAGCCCACCTTCGTCTCGATCGACGACTTCGAGGCGCCGGAGTGGAACACCGACGCGTCTGGGCCCACCAAGCCTGCTCTTGCTGAACAGCTGATCGTGCGGCTGAAGAACCGGTTCGGCGCTGGCGGCTTGCTGCACTACGGCCAAGGCAAGTGGTATCCGGGCGAGCCCCTGCCGCGCTGGGCGCTGGGCTTGCATTGGCGGCGCGACGGCTTGCCGATCTGGCAGGGTCCACAGCCGGCGGAGCCCGACGAGAGCATCGGCGCCTTCGAGGTTCAGGCCTTCATGCAGAGGTTGGCCGCCCGGCTGGGCGTCGACCCAAAGCATGTCCTCGCCGCTCGCGAGGAGCCTGTGGGATTGATCAAGGCCGAGGCCGATCTGCCGCCGGACGCTGGAGACGATCCCGATTTTGCCGACCCCGAGGTGCGCGGCGCGCTACGTCGGACAATCGAGGGCGGGCTGGGCAAGCCTGTCGGCTACGTCCTGCCCCTACGCCGCGCGATCGCCAAGGCGGAAGGCGAGGGATGGCTCAGCGAGGCCTGGACCTTCCGGCGCGGCAATCTGCACCTCACGCCCGGCGATTCCCCTATCGGCCTCCGGCTACCCTTGAGCCGGTTGCCGGTCCTCAAGCCTGAGGCTTTCCCGTGGCTTGAAACGGTCGATCCGACCGAGCCGCGCGGGTTCCTGCCGACGCCCGCCGAACTGAGCGCCCGTACGCCCGGCAAGCGCGGGGATAAGGCCCATGTGCGTACGGCCCTGGCCGCGGAGGTGCGCGACGGTTTCCTGTGCCTGTTCCTGCCGCCGCTGGCCCGCGCCGAGGAATATCTGGAGCTGATTGCTTTGATTGAGGCGGTCGGCGACGGGTTGCCGATCCGCATCGAGGGTTATCCCGCGCCGGAGGATCCGCGCCTGGGGGTTTTGCGTGTCACCCCCGATCCTGGGGTTATCGAGGTTAACGTCCACCCGGCCGAGACCTGGCGCGAGGCTGTCGCCATCACTACGGGCGTCTATGAGGACGCTCGCGCGATCCGCCTGGGCGCGGACAAGTTCATGATCGATGGCCGCCACACCGGCACCGGCGGCGGCGCCCATGTGGTGATCGGCGGCGCGCGGCCGGAGGACTCGCCGTTCCTGCGCCGGCCCGATGTCTTGAAGTCGATCCTGCTCTACTGGCAGCGTCATCCGTCGTTGTCCTACCTGTTCTCCGGCCTGTTCGTGGGTCCGACCAGCCAGGCGCCGCGCATCGACGAGGCGCGCCACGACTCCCTCTACGAACTCGACATCGCGCTGGACCTCATTCCGCCGCCGGGCGGGGAGCCGCCTGCGCCATGGCTGGTGGACCGGCTTCTCCGCAACCTGCTGGTCGATGTCGCCGGCAACACCCACCGCAGCGAGATCTGCATCGACAAGCTGTTCTCGCCGGATGGTCCGGCGGGCCGACTGGGCCTGCTGGAGTTCCGTGGCTTCGAGATGCCCCCGGACGCGCGAATGAATCTGGCCCAGCAGCTTGTCATCCGCGCGCTCGTCGCCTGGTTCTGGCGAGAGCCGCAGCAGGGTAAGCTGGTGCGGTGGGGCACGGCGCTGCACGATCGTTTCATGCTGCCGCAGTTCGTCTGGGCGGACTTCCAGAACGTCCTGCGCGACTTGAAGATGGCCGGGTATCCGCTTGATCCACATTGGTTCGAGGCCCAGCGCGCGTTTCGCTTCCCAGTCCATGGCGAGGTCGAGTACGGCGGCGTCACGCTCGAGTTGCGCCATGCGCTGGAGCCTTGGCACGTCATGGGTGAGGAGAGTTCCCTCGGCGGCACCGTTCGTTTCGTCGACTCCTCGATCGAGCGGCTTCAGGTATTGGCGCGTGGCTTCAACCGTGAGCGTCACGCCATCACTTGCAACGGCCGCGCCCTGCCGATGACGCCTACTGGCGCCTCGATGGAGGCGGTGGCCGGTGTCCGCTACAAGGCCTGGAAGCTCTCGAGCGGTCTGCACCCGAACCTGACCGTCGACGCGCCCCTGACCTTCGACATCATCGATCTCGCCAACGGCCGATCGCTGGGCGGCTGCGTCTATCATGTCGCCCATCCAGGCGGGCGGAACTATGATACTTTCCCAGTGAACTCCTACGAGGCGCAGGCGCGCCGGCGGGCGCGGTTCCAGACGTTCGGCCATACGCCGGGGCTGCTCGCCGTGCCGCCAGCTATCGTGTCCGACGAGTTCCCACTGACGCTCGATCTCAGGACTCAAGACCACCGCATGTCGGACCCGAGGAACTCCCGTGGCTGA
- the mrdA gene encoding penicillin-binding protein 2 yields MSGPQIFFAEVNERQGVFHRRAFLLGGMAGLGLAALGGRLAHLQLVDTQRYEKLAVSNQFNFKLVPPPRGLILDRNGAVLAANRPNFRVLVSREKDVDVAATLRTLANFVPMDEARQRRIEREITNAPRRAPVSALEDLTWDQFSAINVRAPELNGVTADMGEVRVYPDGGAFAHVIGYVAKVNKEDLTDTGPNADPIMLHPGFRIGKQGVEKAFDLELRGRPGAQKVEVDANGREVRHDTDGDIAAVPGKTVQLTLDIDVQNRALEVFGEESGGAVMVDCRNGDILCMLSAPSFDANRFVRGLQSAEYRALANYERKPLLDKCLSGTYPPGSTFKTMTSMAALEAGVDPSQTVFCGGGMYFGGRYFRCHKHGGHGPQTMHDALRNSCDVYFYAVAARIGPDRIAAVAKNFGLGQIFDIGIPGQKRGVVPSTEWVRTHRKRDPKWHPGESLSYGIGQGMLTVNCLQLAVMTARLANGKKALNPRLVRSIGGIDQPSGAEAPDLPYSAEHIAYVRGGMAAVTEIGGTGYRNSQLGLGDILMAGKTGTAQVYSYKAGMPRGQSGPWRLRDHGLFVAFAPIDRPRYAIAVIVQHGLGGSTAAAPRAREIMRTALLKDPEIRARIEQPLPMPELAPDPEEGAVPDAPTDAADIARGLAEAGPA; encoded by the coding sequence ATGTCCGGGCCGCAGATTTTCTTCGCCGAGGTCAACGAGCGACAGGGCGTCTTCCATCGCCGCGCCTTCCTGCTGGGCGGCATGGCGGGCCTGGGTCTCGCTGCGCTCGGCGGTCGCCTTGCGCACCTGCAGTTGGTCGACACCCAGCGCTACGAAAAGCTCGCGGTCTCCAATCAGTTCAACTTCAAACTGGTCCCACCCCCGCGGGGTCTGATCCTTGACCGAAACGGCGCCGTCCTGGCGGCCAACCGACCGAATTTCCGGGTGCTCGTCTCCCGTGAGAAGGACGTCGACGTCGCAGCGACGCTGAGGACCTTGGCGAACTTTGTCCCGATGGATGAGGCCCGGCAAAGGCGCATCGAACGCGAGATCACCAACGCGCCGCGCCGCGCGCCCGTCTCGGCGCTTGAGGATCTTACCTGGGATCAGTTCTCCGCGATCAATGTCCGCGCGCCGGAATTGAATGGCGTCACCGCCGATATGGGCGAGGTGCGCGTCTACCCTGACGGCGGCGCCTTCGCCCACGTCATCGGTTACGTCGCTAAGGTCAACAAGGAGGATTTGACGGATACAGGCCCCAACGCCGATCCGATCATGCTTCATCCAGGCTTTCGGATCGGCAAGCAGGGGGTCGAGAAGGCCTTCGACCTCGAGCTGCGCGGCCGGCCCGGCGCCCAGAAGGTCGAGGTCGACGCCAATGGCCGCGAGGTGCGCCACGACACGGACGGCGACATCGCCGCCGTGCCGGGCAAGACCGTCCAACTCACCCTGGACATCGATGTGCAGAACCGCGCCCTCGAGGTTTTCGGCGAGGAGAGCGGCGGGGCCGTCATGGTCGACTGCCGCAACGGCGACATCCTGTGCATGCTGTCGGCGCCGAGTTTTGACGCCAACCGTTTCGTGCGCGGCCTGCAGTCGGCGGAGTATCGCGCGCTCGCAAACTATGAGCGAAAGCCCCTGCTGGATAAGTGCCTGTCCGGCACCTATCCGCCGGGCTCGACCTTTAAGACCATGACCAGCATGGCGGCGTTGGAAGCCGGCGTCGATCCAAGCCAGACGGTGTTCTGCGGCGGCGGCATGTACTTCGGCGGCCGCTACTTCCGCTGCCACAAGCACGGCGGCCACGGGCCGCAGACCATGCACGACGCGCTGCGGAACTCCTGCGACGTGTACTTCTATGCCGTGGCCGCGCGCATCGGCCCCGACCGCATCGCCGCCGTCGCCAAGAACTTCGGCCTGGGCCAGATCTTCGACATCGGCATTCCCGGTCAGAAGCGCGGCGTGGTGCCTTCCACCGAATGGGTTCGCACCCATCGCAAGCGTGATCCGAAATGGCACCCGGGGGAGTCGCTGAGCTATGGGATCGGCCAGGGCATGCTGACCGTGAACTGCCTGCAGTTGGCGGTGATGACCGCCCGCCTGGCCAACGGCAAGAAGGCGCTCAATCCACGTCTCGTGCGCTCCATCGGCGGAATCGACCAGCCTTCGGGCGCGGAGGCGCCAGATCTCCCCTATTCAGCGGAACACATCGCCTACGTGCGCGGCGGTATGGCCGCGGTGACCGAGATCGGCGGCACCGGCTATCGCAACAGCCAGCTGGGCCTGGGCGATATCTTGATGGCCGGCAAGACCGGCACGGCCCAGGTTTATAGTTACAAGGCCGGCATGCCCCGCGGCCAGAGCGGCCCTTGGCGCCTGCGCGACCACGGCCTCTTCGTCGCCTTCGCGCCGATCGATAGGCCGCGCTACGCGATCGCCGTCATCGTCCAGCATGGCCTGGGGGGATCCACCGCCGCCGCGCCGCGGGCGCGCGAGATCATGCGCACGGCTTTGCTCAAGGACCCGGAAATCCGCGCGCGCATCGAACAGCCTTTGCCAATGCCGGAGCTTGCGCCGGACCCGGAGGAGGGCGCCGTTCCCGACGCGCCGACGGATGCGGCGGATATCGCTCGCGGCCTGGCCGAGGCTGGCCCGGCATGA
- the galE gene encoding UDP-glucose 4-epimerase GalE has product MALSGDSGGADTAMQTVLVIGGAGYVGSHCCKQFALAGWRVVTFDNLSTGWRDLVKWGDFIEGDILDLPTLKAAIRATTPDVVAHFVGLTDVAGSMADPASYYRTNVVGSMNVADAMRAGGRDKIVFSSTAATYGAPQVELLTEEHRQEPISPYGSTKLIAERMLLHYETAYGLRSVALRYFNAAGADRDGDTGERHHPETHLIPLAARGLLRDDYVFTIFGEDFDTRDGTAVRDYVHVSDLARAHVAAADYLVAGGISQAINLGSGTGSTVMEIANAIEAVAGRRLQRRIGPRRAGDPAVLVASNQKAKRLLGWSPRPLGLSEIIRTAWRWHSVTDHGWVGPKTPEILQPRLVT; this is encoded by the coding sequence ATGGCGTTGTCCGGCGACTCCGGCGGCGCGGACACCGCAATGCAAACCGTGCTGGTGATCGGCGGCGCTGGCTACGTCGGCAGCCACTGCTGCAAGCAATTCGCCCTTGCCGGATGGCGCGTGGTGACTTTCGACAACCTGTCGACGGGCTGGCGCGACCTTGTGAAGTGGGGCGACTTCATAGAGGGGGATATTCTCGACCTGCCGACCTTGAAAGCCGCGATACGGGCGACCACGCCGGATGTTGTCGCGCACTTCGTCGGCCTCACCGACGTCGCCGGTTCGATGGCGGATCCGGCATCCTACTATCGGACGAATGTGGTGGGCTCGATGAATGTCGCAGACGCCATGCGCGCCGGCGGCCGGGACAAGATCGTGTTTTCATCGACGGCGGCGACCTACGGCGCGCCCCAGGTCGAGCTTTTGACTGAAGAACATCGGCAGGAGCCGATTAGCCCCTATGGCTCCACCAAGCTGATCGCAGAACGGATGCTGCTGCACTACGAGACGGCCTACGGGCTTCGCTCAGTGGCGCTTCGGTACTTCAACGCCGCCGGCGCAGATCGGGATGGCGACACCGGTGAGCGACATCACCCTGAAACCCACCTGATCCCTCTGGCGGCGCGAGGCCTGCTTCGTGACGACTATGTCTTCACGATCTTCGGCGAAGACTTCGACACCCGCGATGGCACCGCTGTCAGGGACTATGTGCATGTCTCTGACCTGGCGCGCGCGCATGTGGCGGCGGCGGACTACCTGGTCGCCGGTGGGATCAGCCAGGCCATAAACCTTGGCTCGGGAACCGGCTCGACCGTGATGGAAATCGCCAATGCGATTGAAGCGGTGGCGGGGCGCAGGCTCCAGCGGCGCATCGGGCCCCGCCGCGCAGGTGATCCTGCGGTGCTGGTCGCCTCGAACCAGAAGGCGAAGCGCCTTCTGGGTTGGTCGCCTCGCCCCTTGGGCTTGTCTGAAATCATCCGCACCGCCTGGCGCTGGCACAGCGTAACCGACCATGGCTGGGTCGGTCCTAAGACACCCGAAATCTTGCAACCAAGGCTTGTCACATGA
- the pip gene encoding prolyl aminopeptidase, translated as MDRTFPTAAISSSVNRRGLYPDNEPFATGWMPTGDGHDIYYEECGSPLGKPCVILHGGPGGAINPTMRRFFNPLRWRMTLFDQRGCGKSRPNASLDDNNTWTLIEDIERLRIKAGVEKWTVFGGSWGSTLALAYAITHPERVEALILRGVFLLTERELKWFYQEGAGILFPDAWERYCAPIPIEERGDMMAAYHKRLTHPDRQIRAEAASAWSQWEGDTISIRGPEARPSKFNEVDFAIAFARIECHFFTNRGFFPEGWIIDNIERIKHIPAWIVQGRFDVVTPMDAAWRLSKAWPSARMEVVWDAGHASTEPGVIDALVRATDQALVRA; from the coding sequence ATGGACCGCACCTTCCCGACCGCCGCGATATCGTCGTCCGTCAACCGGCGCGGCCTCTATCCGGACAACGAGCCCTTCGCCACCGGGTGGATGCCTACGGGCGATGGGCATGACATCTATTACGAAGAATGCGGCTCCCCCCTCGGCAAGCCCTGCGTGATCCTGCACGGCGGCCCCGGCGGGGCGATCAACCCGACCATGCGGCGGTTCTTCAATCCGCTGCGCTGGCGGATGACGCTGTTCGACCAGCGCGGCTGCGGCAAGAGCCGGCCCAACGCCAGCCTGGACGATAACAACACCTGGACCCTGATCGAGGACATAGAGCGCCTGCGCATCAAGGCCGGCGTCGAAAAATGGACGGTGTTCGGCGGATCCTGGGGCTCAACGCTGGCGTTGGCCTACGCCATTACGCACCCCGAGCGGGTCGAGGCCCTAATCCTGCGCGGCGTTTTCCTGCTGACCGAACGCGAGCTGAAGTGGTTCTACCAGGAAGGCGCCGGCATCCTCTTCCCCGACGCGTGGGAACGCTACTGCGCGCCAATCCCCATAGAGGAGCGCGGCGACATGATGGCCGCCTACCACAAGCGCCTGACCCACCCCGACCGCCAGATCCGCGCCGAGGCCGCCAGCGCCTGGAGCCAATGGGAGGGCGACACCATCTCGATCCGTGGACCTGAGGCGCGGCCGTCAAAGTTCAACGAGGTCGACTTCGCCATCGCCTTCGCGCGCATTGAGTGCCATTTTTTCACCAACCGGGGGTTCTTTCCTGAGGGCTGGATCATCGACAACATTGAGCGGATCAAACACATTCCCGCGTGGATTGTGCAGGGCCGCTTCGACGTGGTGACGCCGATGGATGCGGCTTGGCGTCTTTCGAAAGCCTGGCCCAGCGCACGTATGGAGGTCGTCTGGGACGCAGGCCACGCCTCAACCGAACCGGGGGTGATCGACGCTCTGGTGCGGGCGACAGACCAGGCGCTGGTGCGAGCCTAA